DNA from Brassica napus cultivar Da-Ae chromosome C4, Da-Ae, whole genome shotgun sequence:
ggccgtttggtggctttgggtcctagccgttttttgcggcttctatatatatgatgaatgattgaCATTCTGTGCGTTTAAGTTTATACTTATGCCAAGTGTGAGGGAAAGATacgagtagtcacttcgtatcttaactcTCTTAGTTTATCGTCTTGTTCGTTTGCTCTTACTGAACGAGGGCGTTCGGAAACGTTTAGGAGTTTCGCGAAGTTTCTTGAGTGTATTAGATATAGACGATGGGACATGTTTTTGAGATctcgtatcatgtcttgagatgttagtggaccagtaggactgggtttagggcaagacctaggtttaccaTCGGCTCTAAGGCTGTGCGACGACTGATCGGCTCTCGTTTCGCCTGTGGGTGATTTCCACCTGGTTCTTTCCGATTAAAAGTCCGCGACTTGGtgccggcttatatgacttgtatggaacGAACCAAGCACTCTCCAGAGACCGTCTTGAGtactgaccaaaattttggatttcttgtatagcgcaCTATGGTATCCTCGTTggatgtaagagaacctttacttttacgaaaggttagactacgagttcttttttgaaaacgtttttgggTTTATCCGTCGGGCCCAATCGACGGGCAATTTTTAGAGTCGCGGACGGACCGTGTGTTTGGATAATGTCTCTCGAAAATATTTACGACGTCTCGCTTTTTCCGAAAGGTATATCCTTTGTAGTGAGAAAGTTACGATCTTTGTTTTTAGAGAAGGTGTATTTGGTCTTGCTTGACCATTGATACGCAGtgattgttgtttaagttagttcccatcgaaggactgcttgaaaggtatgcgtgtttggagacccttgtcttgggtgtttctcaggttaatctccgattgttgtggcttattgcaagtgaatcgggagaccgtaataaaatgagttttattggaaaagtttcgaaaatatcgagtacatgtgtggatattccgaactttgtgggagtatacgagtatacgtacccactcccccccccctttttggcgagggggatagctgaacttgtcaataggacaagctgcctacgtacctctttcgaggatcaatccatctcgtagttcttctTTGTTGTTGCAGGCGTTCCTACTCGTTGGATAGGGCCGTTTCTGCTACTTCGGCCGTTGAGGCTTTAGTTAAATCGGCGGCCGTTTCGTGAGTCGGGTTTTCCGCTGGTAGGGCGATGGACTCCGGGAACGCGTCGCTGTCCGGAGCCGTTTCCTGGGCCAGTGATTCCGAATCGCTCTTCGTGGAACCTTCGGGAGTACTCTGAGTTTTCTTGACTCGCTTCGGGCTAACCGCAGGAGGTGTTCCGAGTTTGTTGTAGCTTATGCTCGGCCAAAAAGCAGAGCCTAGATTGtttctggcatccccagattactGCTGTTCCGTTTGGTGTCGAGAACTTGATGTTAAGGTGGTAAGTCGACAGTACCGCCTTCATTGCGttgatccatggggttcccatgataacattaTATATGGCTGGGTTATCGACTACAGCGAAGTCAACGATTTTCGTGACTTCCTTTGCCATGAccggaagtttgatcgatcTGAGGTTCATTGATGTTGTGCCCGAAAAACCGGTCAGTGGTTTTGGTTCCGGGATGatttccccgagttcgatgttcattctccggagagtgtcgcggaaaatGAAGTTGACCGTGCTGCCTGTGTCGATGAGGATTATTCCCACTTCGAGGTCTCGAATCACCAAGTAGATGaccagcgggtcgcagtgaggtttatcGAGTCCGACGGTTTCCTCCTCCTCGAAAACAATCGTATCGTTTGGAGCGTTGTCGGTCACGGACCGAGTCGTCCAGTTAGAACTTTTTTCCGCCTTTCTTCCGTAGGCCTTGATGGACGAAACAGAGTCGCGGTAGAATTGCGATTCCCCaatgatcatgtttatcctcCGGCGGGTTCTATTGTCTCCAAGGTCATCCTGCCTTCTTCCGCGTTTTTCGCCAGACTGATTTGCGCGTGCGTCCCTCTCGGTAGACTCTTTATCAGTCCTGGGAGGGCGGTCGGAATCCAGGATGAGGTCTTTTATGCTAGTGACCTTCGAGAGGTCGCCAGCGA
Protein-coding regions in this window:
- the LOC125585894 gene encoding uncharacterized protein LOC125585894 produces the protein MARVTGISDKMAIDALKRTLWFRSKFRQWYVHHEGEDIQGEHNYTINSEQGKTSGNTWSRNQYKDNSYCEFHQTKGHSTTNCKVLGARLAAKHLAGDLSKVTSIKDLILDSDRPPRTDKESTERDARANQSGEKRGRRQDDLGDNRTRRRINMIIGESQFYRDSVSSIKAYGRKAEKSSNWTTRSVTDNAPNDTIVFEEEETVGLDKPHCDPLVIYLVIRDLEVGIILIDTGSTVNFIFRDTLRRMNIELGEIIPEPKPLTGFSGTTSMNLRSIKLPVMAKEVTKIVDFAVVDNPAIYNVIMGTPWINAMKAVLSTYHLNIKFSTPNGTAVIWGCQKQSRLCFLAEHKLQQTRNTSCG